One Vicia villosa cultivar HV-30 ecotype Madison, WI linkage group LG5, Vvil1.0, whole genome shotgun sequence genomic window, CTGACGACAGCCATGAAGCACATCCTAAGTGTGGTCTATCTAAGACTGTTGCTCCTATAATATCGCCTGATGAGCTGGTATGGACGGTGATCCTGCTGCAGTGTGGACCATGTAGGGGTGTGACAGAGTGAATAACCAATTGATGTACCCATCGGTACAACTCTAGTCTGACTTTGTTCTGGTTGCCCGTGCCTCGTTCGTAACCAGGTGCTGCTCATAGTCTGCAAAGATCTCATCTATTTGTCGACAAGTTAATCGAGAGGAGCCGAGACCGATGGGCGGAAAGCTATTGTGTTATAGTATCCCtcagttgtactcatggatccGTGCGGGGTCCAAAAAGTACCTGAGATAAGCGACATCCGTATACGTGGAGCTCGTGTCTACAAATAGCTGAGTGccaatcaaaaataaaaagtaacACCTAAGCACCAGTTGTCTCTGTATCTCCACCTTAACTGGGTCACTAATAGCATGTCATGCCGCAGCTAGCTCCTCATCATATCTCCGCATCAAGAAATAAAACCTCACGTGTGCGTTGCGGGTCTTATCCACCTCTTCTAGCGCATCGAGTGTATTAGCCTCAAGCTCCTCAACCATAAGCTCTCTCACTTACTCCTTTGTCATCCTACCTTGATGGAGGAGGACACCCGTAATAGGTATATGCAATAAGCATGAGACGTTGTCCAAGGTAATAGCAATCTCACCATGAGGTAGATGGAAGGATGACGTCTCTAGGTGTCATCTCTCTGTAAAGGCCACGAGCATTCCGTTGTGGATAGTGGTGTACCCAATCTGACATAGGGCCTTCAGACTAGATGCTGCGAGGACATCCTGGAACCACGACTCCTTAGGCTGCTTTGGAGATAATATCTTCCTCCCGTGGTTAGAGAATTTCTAGGCCGCATTATCCTGAAAATTTCCAATGAAAACATTATTAATAACAAGAAAtgttagaaataataaatttccAATGaggacaaaaataataattttaagcaATGTTACCTCTCCATCCCAGACATGTCTGGCAATATGATCAGCGTAccctatcaacaaagacaaatcAGAGGGACCCCCTAGGTAACCCTCAGGCACGTCAGCATCCTCATGCAGTGGGTCTACACCATCTGGAGGTGGCTTAGGAGAACCAACATCGGTTGGAGGTGGCACAGGAGAAGCAGACTCACATGGAGGTGGCACAAAAATATCCCGACGACGTCTGCGAGAGGAGGGCGCCGAGGATGTACCCTCACCATCATCCTGACGCCTCCTGGATGAAGAAGTAGAAATGGAAGGCATGTTTACACTGAGCTGCAAAGTAGTCTGCGACATGACCTCAATTAAGGCCTCTGTTACAAATTAGATACAATTAagttatacaaaaaaaaatgaaaaaaaaaacaaatttaactcCGTAGATGCAAATGTGGAAAAATTTCGTAGATACAACTACGAAAACACCTAACGTTTAATTGTTCCTTAGATgcatgttgaatgcagtatagggcaagcaacaaacaagatttggaaatattgatccaggaattatcgtccacagagatggagagatgccattcaacagtttctacggtttcgagcttgggtttgaatgagcaaaaagtaaacaaagatatagacaggaaagaataacaaacacattcttagaagagaaagaacttatcaggaatgtaaatatattcactcttcacaaacatacacttaccaacccattatattcaacctacgatactcgtctatgtcatcacgtatctctcacataagcgtccatctctggagcacaaacgagatcatctcacaactaaggttatctctaacgcgaagtcgcgagaacatccgtattctcgcgtcggcgatctctcgcgcgccgctcaaacacgaaagcattaagaacagatacccacggtgaatgctagctctaaatctatctctagagttcagaaccaacagataatcatcctagataaagattcaagaagtttatctctaaatcaCCCCAACTcctcagcatagagcaaaaatccaggataacatcaacacagattcgtaaagcaagttaaatataacattataatcggtaaatatacataagattcaagtaaatatacaaacaaacccaaccaaagagaaatacacaaagaagaagagaaatgaaccgaagatctcccggtttgtcagctccgttcgacgctcaatccacccccgatcatccttatgcaacctccgaagttgttttctaagctaattttgatctaagaatgaagttgatggtgttgggactcaaaaatacccaacccatgacctaaaaatgtgattttggccccttttaacgagctgctgtcttagcaggtccgcttagcggaccccctctgctcagcggactcaaaattgcttccagacgctgatttgctccgctggagctccgctcagtggaccccctccgcttagcggagtctgctaaaaatcagattttgttttcgccataactcgagaaccgtaactccgaattgcgcccggttcgaagcgttggaaaggttattcaatgctctatccaataatgaatgaatggaaaccaaaatgatgattttggtcatccttattttgagtctttggaagtccgcttgacggtggctaagcgggctttcaccaaaattacaaaatcgaagtcgtgcctttgacactttattcctcaaggctccaataagcatgaatacctataaaaacaaaggaaaaactatcaaatggtataaaagtatatgaaaatacaactattcacaaagtatacgtatttatatacaaaacggggaattattcaaacggtattaacaaaagtatcgataaatgccactatttacatacacaaaataagtacattttggcacttatcaaactctccccaacttgaaactttgtttgtcctcaaacaatgtcaaataaatcaaagaattgaaagtaataaaccaaagaattgtgaatcaacaagttttgaaaaccaaaaacaaatgtatggctcaacacaaaaacgtataaacaaagtaaatacttaccactatcctacaacgacaacatgtaaacaaaacgaatcctaagcacaaaaagcatacaaaacattataacacaatacatgctcacttcatgaatcacacctagcaaaaattcatcaatggatgaagaacacacaaaggtgaaggacttttaacactcatccaacaatcttgcaaacaaaagattaaattatgcattcatccaaaaatcacattgaagatataaaagcaagaatcacaagggcttttcaaggttgtaaggtggcttggttaacaaacaagggataagtcctaaggctaatcgaaacaaaaacttgcctaaacctaagagagtgatcaatccaccaaagattcaaacaacaaaaaattccgattaaacttcttccttaaccacaagtttctcaaaccaatcacaatacttattagcacaattattcacttctcttttctttttctttttcaaaactttttctctttttttttcttttttttttctttcttttcacttttttttctttcttttcaacctcatagcaacaaccaaataagtagcaaccatttctcttcccaacttgaattcaaccacatcaccATGTGAATACTccttactttctaaggcaaggtaaaaattcataccaaaaatcatggttgagggttcaagaaaaaaaagaatcaatcatccatgcaaaaatgagaattaaacactcaaagataagcatttagcaaaaacaacatggacattgacaaaaaggctcaaaagggttaacaaatgatcacacactcacaaggtgaatttactatttggttatggtagttgtgctcaaaatgaaacaaaatgccttgatccttttcatgctttcataaaatcaacataaacaaaagattaagcataataaaatctagttaaaacaaagattgtggcctccagcatatatgaacaatggaaagcttcctcacatttatggtttgggaactaaagtgattcaatcaacaagcaagtaatgcaaaagaatgaatggtatggtaattgtacaaatgaaaagtttcctaaacatgttatgctatagaaagcgataaatgagtaccttgaatgatacaacttcaaaaacaatatcctaccatacatccgcaagttgaaacactcaagctttggaaaatctcctcaaaaatcttcgaatcaccgaacaaaatttgagtacaaacaaccaacaaaagaattagaaaaagaaaactaatatataatactaattagccttggtgaaagtgggaaaaatgagtgaaccaagtggaatgggaaccccactggtacaaagcagaaaaacaaaattctgctatgctcgcttagcggagctgagctcgcttagcgggcacatcagaactcagaaaaatcagaattgcaccagctgttccaatcacacaccacttcacctaatttcctcttaaacaaaaatataaacaacatttacaaccgttggggtgtctcccaacaagcgcttgttttacgtcgttagctcgacgcctttattgtttcgttgtttggaaagtagcttcctctcgtcatgtcatggtgacgtctcaccgtacaagcctaaagaaagtgtcctaaccaaccactcaacaaacgttacgggtacaaatatatacaatgattaaacgaacataaaggaaaacacaagtatacaaatatgtacatgaacaaacacatatatacaaacatgaaacacatttaactattaacatacacaaagagaaatttggtgaatgttggatgcacgtgttgaaaaatgaagatttgtaaGTAGAgagctaatccgagatcaacatgtttcaccaacattcaccaacaaaagtatacttgtatgtaacatatacaagtaaaactatatggtgaacataaacaagtaaacatgtacaagtaaatatatacacttgaaactatacaatatatacgttatatacaaagctcaaaaccacgaaaactattgcgatgcaattcacaaccatccccggcaacggcgccattttgttgaatgcagtatagggcaagcaacaaacaagatttggaaatattgatccaggaattatcgtccacagagatggagagatgccattcaacagtttctacggtttcgagcttgggtttgaatgagcaaaaagtaaacaaagatatagacaggaaagaataacaaacacattcttagaagagaaagaacttatcaggaatgtaaatatattcactcttcacaaacatacacttaccaacccattatattcaacctacgatactcgtctatgtcatcacgtatctctcacataagcgtccatctctggagcacaaacgagatcatctcacaactaaggttatctctaacgcgaagtcgcgagaacatccgtattctcgcgtcggcgatctctcgcgcgccgctcaaacacgaaagcattaagaacagatacccacggtgaatgctagctctaaatctatctctagagttcagaaccaacagataatcatcctagataaagattcaagaagtttatctctaaatcaCCCCAAATcctcagcatagagcaaaaatccaggataacatcaacacagattcgtaaagcaagttaaatataacattataatcggtaaatatacataagattcaagtaaatatacaaacaaacccaaccaaagagaaatacacaaaaaagaagagaaatgaaccgaagatctcccggtttgtcagctccgttcgacgctcaatccacccccgatcatccttatgcaacctccgaagttgttttctaagctaattttgatctaagaatgaagttgatggtgttgggactcaaaaatacccaacccatgacctaaaaatgtgactttggccccttttaacgagctgctgtcttagcaggtccgcttagcggaccccctccgctcagcggactcaaaattgcttccagacgctgatttgctccgctggagctccgctcagcggaccccctccgcttagcggagtctgctaaaaatcagattttgttttcgccataactcgagaaccgtaactccgaattgcgcccggttcgaagcgttggaaaggttattcaatgctctatccaataatgaatgaatggaaaccaaaatgatgattttggtcatccttattttgagtctttggaagtccgcttgacggtggctaagcgggctttcaccaaaattacgaaatcgaagccgtgcctttgacactttattcctcaaggctccaataagcatgaatacctataaaaacaaaggaaaaactatcaaatggtataaaagtatatgaaaatacaactattcacaaagtatacgtatttatatacaaaacggggaattattgaaacggtattaacaaaagtatcgataaatgcctctatttacatacacaaaataagtacattttggcacttatcaatgcacCTACAGAATGTTCTACAACTTCCAAAACGCAACAATGGCGTATTTATTGTTCATTACCTTGCAAATCCAAATTTTGAGCCCTTGGTTGTCCATTTTACACAAGAAACAATatctacattgtctctaaactatgtttctaacACTATCTAATGATTTATACACCTAAAAGTGTATTCTAACTCTATTACGGGAAATACTCGAAAATAACTCGGAAACTATTAAATTGAACTTCGAACAAGTTGGAGTGTGTTGATCGTTGATGTTGATATTCCCTATCGAACTCGAGAGAAAAATAACAACTTTGGTGGAAGGAAGATtttttgaggttgagagagttTTGTGAAAATGAAAAGTTTTGTGAATGAGGGAGAAGAAGAGTCTGACGCGATTTTAACATCAAAAGTTTCCATAGATACATGACAGGAAAACTCCCGTAGGTGTATCTACGGAATAAACCAACGTTAAGTAAAAAAAAGGTGCGTCcggagatacatctacggaaacaTGGGGTACTATTGGAAACGCACATGGTCCCTAAGATCCCCAAGGGGTGGGATAAGAGattctcatatatataattgaagattcaatcaaatcaaaccaaattaaaaaaaaaatcaaaccaaattaaaaaaaaatcaaaccaaattaaaaaaaatcaataatttttttgtttgtttcaaaAACCGAACCGAATCAACATAAATGAAATTAGTTTGTTTCGCttctgtatttttatttttaaaaaacatggAAGTGATGAACCGAACCAATGTGTGGAATCATCTCATGTTTTCATATCATGAATAGCCTGTTCAacacaacacaaacacaacacaaCATGTGTGTTTCAacacaacacaaacacaacacaacatgtgtgtgtgtgtgtgtgtgagaagaAATTAATCCGAGAAGTACAGAGACACGGAAAGACAATCAAGCTAACTaaagaaaggaaaaataaaaggcacGCTACAAAGGAACTATGAAAGGAAGACATCTCCAATGATGCATCCATTATATGCAACACCATCCAACTGATTACCTGACTAGAAGTTATACCGCGAGACCCACCATCAACAATCCAAAAAAGCCACAGTAACACCAAGGGTACTGAACCACTCCAAAATTAGTTAGAACACTTAATCTGCCAGAGGTTTAGGCATATGATAAGGATCTAAAGCTACTCAGAGAAGGAGAATGAATTCAAGGTTAACTTGCTGAGAAACCAATGCCAAGctaaacaaatttttttcaacCTCTTTCAAATTTGTTGACAAACCAGAAAACAACTTATCACTATGCATAGACCCAGATAGTCCAACCCACTGTGTACCAAATCATGACAAAACCTTCCCTATATTTGAACTTAATTCCTAAAGATAAGAAAAACTAAAAAAGAACCATACACTCACTTGGAAGAGTTGATTGCTCCCATAACTACTTAAAGATAATATACCAGACACTAGAGACTAAATTACATGTAACAAAAGAGATGAGAAGCACATTCCATTATGACCCCACATAAGATACAAGAGTTATAATCAAGGTCATTATGATTTTCCGCTTGAACAAATTCTCTCTAGAAGGGAACTTGTCCGAGATAAGTTGCCAGAATACCCCCACCTTAGAGGGGGCCATCTATTCCTAATAAGAAGAGAGAAGGATTTAACCTAACTAATGGGGTCTTAGAGAGAGAGGTTAGGTCCACTTGGGTTTTGTAAGCAGACACGACAAAATAAATTCTATCTTTAGTATGCTTCCAAATCCTTCTATCGCACTCTTTAAAAAATTTGAACTCTTGAAGGATCGAAAAGACATCAGATACCAAAGGTTCTTCATGAACGAAGAATGGTTTCCTCCAACTAAGGTCGCACGAGATCCTACCTTTAACCTATCTCCCAATCTCTCTCACATATCCCTCTTGAATTTATGAGATGGTAAAAAGTCTTTGAAACCTCGTCTTAAGAGGTATAGACCCTATCCAAGGATCCTTCCAAAATGAGGTCAGATGACCGAACCCCTCCTTCTTAATAAGCCTTATCTCAAACCAATTCGAAGGATCCTCCTTTTTGAAAACGAGAAGGGTCATTCGATTCCACCAAGAGGAAAAAAATTGAACGCCCACAGACATACCCCCCCATACAAATGAGACAAAAGACGTACCATACCAGGCGTAAAAGATATCAAACCAATTCCTAAACGCACCTGCTAAGAGTCTCCATCTCCATTAGGCTAAAATGGATAAATTAACCAACCAGAGATCTCTAACACCAACCCTCCAATCTTTTTAGGTTTACACACATCAAATCACCTCACCTAAGAAATCTTGGACTCCCCTTTAACACCTCCCAAAAGAAACCTCCTCTAAATCTGATGCAGTTAAAATCACGAAGAACTAGTAAGCACTAAGCTTACAATGAAAAACACAAGTTTGCAAGTGACAAGCCTGTCAGATAAAACTATGGAATCCACCTAAAAGAGAAAACTTTCaaatgttattattataaaacaTAACTGACAACCAGGTTCCAAAAGTGTTTAAATCCTGAAAAGAAACCGCAAtgctaaaaatattcaaaaacaaaaataaaacaaaaattgctaaaattgtgaaaaattaaaacataaattgTTAAAATTATGGAATATATTAAAATGCTGTTTTCGAGCCTGAAACGAACTCGAATGACTTAAAAAATCCATATATCACGACAAAGTCGTGATTGGACTCATGAGTCGATTCCACATTTTCAcaagcattttaaaaaaaatataggaagAACACAAGGAGAGCATTGAACACATAATTGAAGAAAATAACTCTTCCCCATAGCCTAATATACCTATAATCCCAAAAATGAAGTCTTTTCCTCATAAGATTAACTAAATTACTTCCAGAGAAGGTTTTTTTTTGGTGAGTTGGGATTCAGCTGCTCACCAGAGTATATAAAATCTCAAATTTCAAAGACCTTTTTATAAATGTACCTACTTATTATTCACCAAATAAATTCTTACATCCACAGCGAAAGTTTAACCCATAAATATACTTACATATTATTCGCCAAATAAATTCTTACATAGACAACGAAAGTTTAATCCACAATCTTTCGAGTTATCCAACTTGTTTTCGAGCCAACCTTCATTGATTCATAATAATTATAGATATCATTTATTCCTTTCGAGCAAaccttatttttaaaatattaaagtgaATTAAAATTTAGATTGAAATTTTCTTTTAGTTATGAATATTTGCTGTCACTTCTTTTCATAGGTATAAAAGAATTcacaaattatatataatatcaaaataTTGCTTACAAAGACATGTGATTATGTGAACACCACAtaagagaatttaaataaaacaacCCTCACTAATAACCATTTAAATTTCAGATTACAAAATGAACATTATTGTAAAACCACATAATGTTAATCAAATGAaaatgttattataaaaaaaacaacaacattaaatCATGTTTCATGATTAGTTCTAATCCGATGGTTGAAGTCATGAGTCATATACATGTATATCAACAATCAAACTTTGTTACATTTATCAcacattgattcctcaactataaTAACCACATGTGAGTTCTCAATCATAGAATTAGATTCAACACATTCACAAGTTGGAGATTGTGACATTTCTTTAGGTGGTTTTTCATCATCCGAAGTATCAAAATTTAAGAGTGTAGCAAGAACATTAACAGAATCTGCAAGTTCCTTTGTGCAATCAACAACATCAATTAGTAGTGAAGCCACTGTCACAGCTGGTATAACTGATAAGAGATCTGTCTCTTTCCATAAACTTGATTGAAGCAATGAATTTAGGCTTTTCACCGCGGCTTTCGAGTTTGCAATGTGTGTATCATGTGATgatttctttttcattgttttgaTTGACAAACTCAATTGTTTCAATGCCATGCTTGATTCTAAACACATTTCGGTGCATAGTTCTTGGATTGTACTACGAATTTCGGCCGATCCCTACATAAGATACAACAATAAATTGCATCGAATTAATTAACGCGTGTTAAACATTTTCTCCATATGTTCCATATGAGAAAATGTAATTACggtttaatattagattttaaagtATGTTTTACATCAGAAGAGATGCGTCTGATGTTAGCCTAATGATCTAAGCTATTGATTGTGAAAAAATTGTGACCGGGCAGACGCTTTAAATTTaagatttaattttataaatttatattttagatttttagtataAGATATATACTTTGATATCTGAATTGAGTTGTTCCTTTAGAGCTTCCATTCGATAAGCGCATTGGCGAGAAAGTGCGCCGATTTTGAGATATTGACTCCATGGATGACGGAATTTGAACTTGCCATGACCTGGTTCCCACCTTGCAAAATTGGCCTATATACAAAGTATTAGACATTTACCTTAAAAAATTTTTAACTGAAGAAAAATATGTGACAATAACTTAAATTACCTACCAAAGACTCTTCACTACTTTTAGCATTGAGAATGCTTTTATAACCTTCAAGAAAAGACTTTATCTCTTTAGATTCTTCTTCCTTTGTTGTTTTGAAGTACTCTCCAACAAATGCTGCAAAATACATCACAATATAACTCTATTagatatattttctttataagaaattgGCTATCCTGCGTACAACCGCAGAGAGTATTGCGTGTCCTAGTCTGGGTTCGAATCCAAAATCTATAGTTAAACTAGAAGAAATCTCTTATCATCTGATCGAAGTGTTCTCAGCTTATTTAATACTAAATTGCGTTCATGACGTGTTATTTTTggtatagtaaaataaaatttataatatgatAGACATAAGTTTTTGGAAAAATCTAACCTTCTAAGAAGTCACCAAGTTTTTCCAACTTTTGAGCAATGGAATAGTGCAATTCTTCACCGGCCCAAACAGGACAAACAAAAATAGAAATCATGACACAAGCAGAACCTCCAAGAAAAATAGTAGATAATCTTTTGTGAGCCATTTTCACTACTTCATCATCACGAAATCC contains:
- the LOC131606809 gene encoding aluminum-activated malate transporter 2-like; amino-acid sequence: MVSPNINQEKSCCLVKGLEKIMILPKVVMKKVLCICRMAKEIAQDDPRKVIHSLKVGLAISLVSLFYYYQPLYENFGLSAMWAVMTVVVVFEYTVGATLGKGLNRTMATLAAGALGVGAHYLASFSGETGEPILIGFFVFLQAAIASFIRFFPKVKTRYDYGMLIFILTFSLISVSGFRDDEVVKMAHKRLSTIFLGGSACVMISIFVCPVWAGEELHYSIAQKLEKLGDFLEAFVGEYFKTTKEEESKEIKSFLEGYKSILNAKSSEESLANFARWEPGHGKFKFRHPWSQYLKIGALSRQCAYRMEALKEQLNSDIKGSAEIRSTIQELCTEMCLESSMALKQLSLSIKTMKKKSSHDTHIANSKAAVKSLNSLLQSSLWKETDLLSVIPAVTVASLLIDVVDCTKELADSVNVLATLLNFDTSDDEKPPKEMSQSPTCECVESNSMIENSHVVIIVEESMCDKCNKV